A window of the Sabethes cyaneus chromosome 1, idSabCyanKW18_F2, whole genome shotgun sequence genome harbors these coding sequences:
- the LOC128745405 gene encoding zinc finger protein 148-like has translation MEHDEFSLEYFCRLCAAEGVVIHPLFPPGDDDPKDELVRMIDVLTSVTLTRTQDSCAVICDKCLQMLDLFCRFREECLRQDVMIRTRRVLDKERLEEERRLAAQLLAQQHGVATEAVVQIKEEETTEPPTIVIDDCKEEDEDEEDSELQSTETVHQSSLVANSTFQSPAEISLYSQTSNLSISVHVNQISLNGSASSEQAEASESTGAELRPQRAVFRKGKLDPNKPPPDCELCQESFGTHYDYEQHMDNVHAWDRGTRCSLACDPCQMRFTKSYNLKRHMYEVHGELAPGLTVTACEYCGLRFLRGYTLNRHVAKMHSKRKAKKLMVIKSK, from the exons ATGGAACATGATGAATT CAGCCTGGAGTACTTTTGCAGACTGTGCGCAGCGGAGGGGGTGGTGATACACCCTTTGTTTCCTCCGGGGGACGATGACCCGAAGGATGAACTGGTTAGGATGATCGACGTACTAACTTCGGTTACGTTGACGCGAACGCAGGACTCCTGCGCGGTGATCTGCGATAAATGTCTGCAGATGTTGGATTTGTTTTGTAGATTTCGAGAGGAATGCCTTCGCCAGGATGTGATGATACGAACACGACGTGTTTTGGATAAGGAACGGCTTGAGGAAGAGCGGCGATTGGCTGCTCAGCTGCTAGCACAGCAACATGGCGTTGCTACGGAGGctgttgttcaaattaaagagGAAGAAACTACTGAGCCACCGACCATTGTGATAGATGACTGTAAGGAAGAGGATGAAGACGAAGAAGACTCAGAGCTACAATCAACAGAAACCGTGCATCAATCTAGTCTCGTAGCAAATAGTACTTTCCAATCACCGGCTGAGATTTCACTTTATTCACAGACGAGTAATCTTTCCATCTCGGTTCACGTCAATCAGATTTCACTGAACGGAAGCGCCAGTTCAGAGCAAGCGGAAGCATCGGAATCAACCGGTGCAGAATTACGTCCTCAGCGAGCCGTCTTCCGAAAGGGAAAACTCGACCCAAACAAACCACCGCCAGACTGCGAGCTATGTCAGGAGAGTTTTGGAACCCATTACGACTACGAGCAACACATGGACAATGTACACGCGTGGGATCGCGGAACGCGCTGCTCGTTGGCCTGCGATCCGTGCCAAATGCGGTTCACTAAATCGTACAATCTGAAGCGGCACATGTACGAGGTTCACGGTGAGCTGGCCCCCGGACTAACGGTTACCGCGTGCGAGTACTGCGGGTTGCGGTTTTTGCGCGGTTATACCCTCAATCGACACGTTGCCAAAATGCACAgcaagcgaaaagcgaaaaagtTGATGGTGATCAAAAGTAAGTAA